A DNA window from Pogona vitticeps strain Pit_001003342236 chromosome 2, PviZW2.1, whole genome shotgun sequence contains the following coding sequences:
- the BRD2 gene encoding bromodomain-containing protein 2 isoform X5: MDMGTIKKRLENNYYWSSAECMQDFNTMFTNCYIYNKPTDDIVLMAQTLEKIFLQKVAQMPQEEQEIVVPVAKNSHKKGASRAAALLAAANAAAQQVPAVSSVSHTQIFPASTEVPATVISIPHPTVISAPLLKPLHATAASQPVIAVSAPTQPVTKKKGVKRKADTTTPTPTAIIATSGGESSPSAALLEVKAAKIPARRESGRPIKPPRKDLPDSQQHQTSKRGKLSEQLKYCNGILKEVVSKKHAAYAWPFYKPVDASALGLHDYHEIIKHPMDLSTIKRKMENREYRDAQEFASDVRLMFSNCYKYNPPDHDVVAMARKLQDVFEFSYAKMPDEPIDANPPSASLPQPGILMKSSTDDSSSDEDDDDDEEGDEEESSSESSSDSEESSDSEEERANRLAELQEQLRAVHEQLAALSQGPVSKPKKKRDKKEKKKKKKSSSEKRKAKGGDEEARAHQVQLKKSKKAASGGGSGGGSSSKNSKKASGKVLAPPVPLLYDSEEEEESKPMTYDEKRQLSLDINKLPGEKLGRVVHIIQSREPSLRDSNPEEIEIDFETLKPSTLRELERYVLSCLRKKPRKPYSETLKKPVGKTKEELALEKKRELEKRLQDVSGQLNSAKKPPTKKANEKPESAQQVAVSRLSASSSSSDTSSSSSSSSSSDTSDSDSS, encoded by the exons ATGGACATGGGCACCATCAAGAAGCGCCTGGAGAACAATTATTACTGGAGTTCAGCTGAGTGCATGCAGGACTTCAACACCATGTTCACCAACTGCTATATTTACAACAAG CCCACAGACGATATTGTGTTGATGGCCCAAACCCTGGAGAAGATCTTCCTGCAGAAGGTGGCCCAGATGCCTCAGGAGGAGCAGGAGATTGTGGTTCCCGTGGCCAAGAATAGTCACAAGAAGGGGGCGTCTCGGGCTGCAG cCCTCCTGGCCGCAGCCAACGCAGCTGCTCAGCAGGTCCCAGCGGTCTCGTCCGTCTCCCACACCCAGATCTTCCCTGCCAGCACGGAGGTCCCCGCCACCGTCATCAGCATCCCCCACCCCACAGTCATCTCTGCGCCCCTCCTCAAGCCCCTCCACGCCACTGCCGCCTCCCAGCCAGTAATCGCGGTGTCGGCCCCCACGCAGCCGGTCACCAAG AAAAAAGGTGTGAAGCGGAAAGCGGACACGACCACTCCAACCCCCACGGCCATCATCGCCACCAGCGGTGGGGAGTCCTCTCCCTCTGCGGCCCTGCTAGAGGTCAAGGCGGCCAAGATCCCCGCCCGGCGGGAGAGCGGGCGCCCCATCAAGCCGCCACGCAAGGACCTGCCAGACTCCCAACAGCACCAGACCTCCAAGAGGGGCAAGCTCTCGGAGCAGCTGAAGTACTGCAACGGCATCCTCAAGGAGGTGGTGTCGAAGAAGCACGCTGCCTACGCCTGGCCCTTCTACAAGCCAGTTGACGCCTCTGCCCTGGGCCTCCACGACTACCACGAGATCATCAAGCACCCCATGGATCTCAGCACCATCAAG CGGAAGATGGAGAACCGTGAATACCGTGATGCCCAGGAGTTTGCTTCTGATGTGCGCCTGATGTTCTCCAACTGCTACAAGTACAACCCTCCGGATCACGACGTCGTGGCCATGGCTCGGAAGCTGCAG gacgtCTTTGAGTTCAGCTATGCCAAGATGCCGGATGAACCCATAGACGCCAACCCCCCCTCCGCGTCGCTCCCGCAGCCGGGGATCTTGATGAAGTCCTCCACGGACGATTCTTCCAGCGATGaggacgatgacgatgacgaagAGGGCGATGAAGAGGAGAGCAGCAGCGAGAGCTCCTCTGACAGCGAGGAGAGTTCGGATTCGGAGGAGGAGCGGGCGAACCGACTGGCAGAGCTGCAGGAGCAG CTGCGGGCGGTGCACGAGCAGCTGGCCGCACTCTCGCAGGGACCGGTTTCCAAGCCCAAGAAGAAGAGAgacaagaaggagaagaagaagaagaaaaagtcgtCGTCGGAGAAGCGCAAAGCCAAAGGCGGGGACGAGGAGGCCCGGGCTCACCAGGTCCAGCTGAAGAAGTCCAAGAAAGCGGCCAGCGGGggtggcagtggcggcggcagcagcagcaa aaACTCTAAGAAGGCCAGTGGGAAGGTCTTGGCCCCCCCGGTCCCCCTCTTGTATgactcggaggaggaggaggagagcaagcCCATGACGTACGACGAGAAGCGCCAGCTCAGCCTGGACATCAACAAGCTGCCCGGAGAGAAGCTGGGCCGGGTGGTGCACATCATCCAGTCGCGGGAGCCCTCCCTGCGCGACTCCAACCCCGAGGAGATCGAGATCGACTTTGAAACGCTCAAGCCTTCCACGCTGCGGGAACTGGAGCGCTACGTCCTCTCGTGCCTGCGCAAGAAGCCACGCAAACCCTACAGCGAGA CTTTGAAGAAGCCAGTGGGCAAGACGAAGGAGGAGCTGGCCCTGGAAAAGAAGCGGGAGCTGGAAAAGCGCCTGCAGGATGTCAGCGGGCAGCTGAATTCGGCCAAGAAGCCCCCGACAAAGAAGG CCAACGAGAAGCCGGAATCGGCCCAGCAGGTGGCCGTCTCGCGCCTGAGCGCCAGCAGCTCCAGCTCCGACACGAGCAGCTccagctcctcttcctcctcctcggacACAAGCGATTCCGACTCCAGTTAG